The Phaeacidiphilus oryzae TH49 region CCGTCCGAGACGCAGAGCGACTCGTGGACGGCGACCCCGTGGGCGCCGAAGGCCTCGGCGATCCGCCCGGCCAGCGGACGGAGCCGGTCGGCGGCGGCCCGCCCGCCGTCCTGGCAGAGGTAGACGACGACCGCGCGGGGGCGCGCCCGCCGCTGGTCCGAGAGGTCGAGGAGGGCGCGGGCCAGCTCCTCGGCGGCGGACGGCCAGTGCGCCTCGGCCGGCAGGTCGATCCGGATCGTCCCGCCCTGCTGCAGCCGGGGGCCCTGGAGCCCGAGGACGACCACGCTGTCGGTGGGGTGGAACCCGAGCAGGTACGGCAGCAGGTCGGCGACGTCCGCGGGGCTCCGCAGGCGGACGACCGGCCGCCGGGCCCACGGCTCCTCGGGCCCGGGCGGCACCGGCGGAACGGGCCGCACGGGCTCGGGGCGGTGCACGGGCTCAGGACCGTTCACGGGCTCGGGGCGGCGGACGGGCTCGGGGCGGCGGACGGCCGGGTCGGGGGTGTCGTCGTTCATGGCACGACCGTGCCCGCTCCGGACCGCCGACGGGCTTCCCTGTCTGCAGCCTGTGGAAGGGCCCGGCCTGGGGGAACCCGTATCCCTCGAAAGCCTGAAAGCAGTATCGGGAACAAAGCATCGATAACGGAGCCGACAGGACGCCAGCGCCGTTGCCTGAGCGGCCTCCTGCCGTGAGAATTGGCGCGTACACCGGGGCGTCGACCGCCGTTCACCGGTCCGTCCGCACGCGTCCCGCTGTACGTCGGAGTGCCCCTTCGGGCACGGGGAGGGAGGACCTTGATCAACGGCTCCACCAAGGACCTCGCCCCCGAGCCCGGCCGCAGCCTCGACCCCAGCGCCTGGGCCGACTCCGAGCCGGCGCCGCTTCGCGACCCGCGCGCGCTGGTCTCCGACCTGTTCCGGATCCACGCTCCCTCGCCCGCCGTGCCGGTGCTCGCCGTGGCGGCGGTCCTGGACGCCGAGGGCCGGCTGGTCGGCAGCGCCTCGTTCGCACCGCGCGCGGGCGCCGACGACGGCTGGGAGTTCCGCAACGCGCTGCTGGCGCATCTGCGCAGGATCGTTCCGCACGGACTGCGCCGCGCCCACCCCGGGTACACCGCCGCGCTGATGCTGTGCCGCCCCGGCGAGCCCGGCTGGACCGAGCAGGACGGCCCGTGGATGTGGGCGCTGCGGGACTCCTGCGCCCTCCACGGGCTGCGCTGCGGCGCGTACCTGACACTCAATCAGGACGGCTGGCATGTACTGCTGGACGGGCGGTCCGGGCGCAGTCCGCGCCTGGGCACGCGGCCGCAGGACGCGGTGCGGACGGTCCGCGCCCTCCCGGAGCCGGACCTGCGGCCCGCCGCCGAGCACCCGGCCGGCCAGGCCGGGGCGCGCGAGGCGGAACCCTACCTGGCCACCCGCCGCGCCGCCGCCTGGGGCGTCTGAGCCCAGCGGTAGCCCAGCGGTAGCCCAGCAGTGGAGCAGCGGTAGCGCAACGGGGCGGCGCGGCGCCACGGCGCATCGCCCCCGCGCGCCGGAGAGGCGCGAAGGGGCGTGGGCGTGCAAGCACGCGCAAGGGCGTGCGGGGAGCGTGGCGCGTGGAGCGTGGCGCGTGGGGCGCTCAGCCCCGGATCAGCCGGCCGCGGCCGGTTCCCGCCGCACCCCGGCGGCGTCCAGCAGCTTCCGCAGCCGCGGCTCCTCGCCGCAGACCACGAGGAGCGTACGGGCCCGCCCCAGCGCGCCGGCCAGCGCCTGGCCGATCCGCGCGTCGTCGCCGCCGTTGACCGCCAGCACCACCGCGGCCCGCTTGGCCGGGCGGCTGATCAGGGCGTCGGCGTAGAACACGTCCGCCGCCTCGTCCAGCTGGGCCCAGTAGCGGTCCTCGCCGAAGCCGGACTCGTGGACCTGCCACGGGTGGGGGTCGCCGGTGGTCAGCACCAGCACCTCGCCCGGCTCGCGGCCGGCCTCGAGCAGCAGGTCGACGGCCTCGTCGGCGCGGTCCAGGGCGTCCCCGGGGGCGGCGGACACCAGCTGGACCTCGGCCGTCGGCGGAGCGGCGGCCGCCGCGGCCGGACGCCGAGGCCCCGGGCCCGGCTTGGGGATCCGCACGGACTTGGGTCCGGGCCGGTCCGCGCGCGGCGGCGCGGGGCGCGGCGGCGCGGGCCGGGCCCGGCGGGGGATGCGGAAGAGGGGGAAGGATCGGGTGAAGCTGAGGGCTTGGCGGCTGCGTCCGACTCGTGGTGGGAAGGAACGCCGCTGCCGGGAACGGTCTGGTGGATCTCCGGCTCCTCAGGGAGGTCTGACGGCATACGCCGATGTCTATCAAATGGCGGTGAGCGGCGCATAGCCACCCCCCGCACCGAATCGAACGCGGTGCGCCGTATCCGCTGGCCGCAGCACCTGTCGCGGCTCCCCCAGAAAAACCCGACGGCTCGTCAGAAACCCAGCGCCAGCTGCTCGTCGGGGCTCTCGCCGGCGCCGGAGCCCTGCCGCGGCAGCTTGCGGTGGCGCCACTGCGGCAGGTCGTCGAGATAGGCCCAGGAGAGCCGGTGGTGGTCGGTCGGGCCGAATTCGGACAGCGCCGCCCGGTGGACCGGGGAGGGGTAGCCGGCGTTCGACTCGAAGCCGTAGGCCGGGTACTCCGGCGCCAGCCCGGCCATCAGCTCGTCCCGATGGACCTTGGCCAGCACCGAGGCGGCGGCGACCGACACGCAGGACTGGTCGCCCTTGATCACCGTGCGGACCCGCCAGGGCCCGCCCAGGTAGTCGTGCTTGCCGTCCAGGATCACCGCGTCGGGGCGGATCGGCAGCGCCTCCAGGGCGCGCACCGCCGCCAGCCGCAGCGCGGCCGTCATCCCCAGCTCGTCGCACTCCCGCGAACTCGCCTGCCCCAGCGCGAACCCGGTCACCCACGTGCGGAGCTGCCCGGCCATCTCGGTGCGCCGCTTGGGGGTGAGGAGCTTGGAGTCGGTCAGCCCCTCCGGGGCCCGCCGCAGTCCGGTGATCGCGGCGCCGACGGTGACCGGCCCGGCCCAGGCGCCCCGGCCGACCTCGTCCACCCCCGCGACCACCTTCGCGCCGTGGGCCCGCAGCGAGCGCTCCACGCTGTGGGTGGGGGGAACGACGACCATGACGGTGACCTGCCGGGTGTGCGCGGATGGGATCCTGGAACGGCAC contains the following coding sequences:
- a CDS encoding ribonuclease HII gives rise to the protein MVVVPPTHSVERSLRAHGAKVVAGVDEVGRGAWAGPVTVGAAITGLRRAPEGLTDSKLLTPKRRTEMAGQLRTWVTGFALGQASSRECDELGMTAALRLAAVRALEALPIRPDAVILDGKHDYLGGPWRVRTVIKGDQSCVSVAAASVLAKVHRDELMAGLAPEYPAYGFESNAGYPSPVHRAALSEFGPTDHHRLSWAYLDDLPQWRHRKLPRQGSGAGESPDEQLALGF